One Stratiformator vulcanicus genomic window, CTTCGAGCGAAAAAGTGATCGAACTAATTAAATAATGTCTCAGAGGCGTCGGATCGTTGCGGAACTAATTAAATTAAATAAACAAATACCGAAACACCGGCCATTATTTATTTAATTCGATAAATTCGGCGGACTAGATCAGAATCTGGTTAAGGCGTTCTAATGCGGCGGAGAGGGCGTCGGCCTGAGCCTTGTCGGCGGCTAATTGCTCGGGGCTAGGAGGTGGATTCAGTTCGTTATCTACCTTCGCCAGTTCTTCCCGGTACTCTTCGACCATCCCCTTAAGAGCAATAAGTTGCCGCTCAATATCCGGGCTAGGTACAGAGCCGTACGCAATACCTCTCTTCGCACGGTCCCGTAGATCGTCGAACTCCCGGACTGCCCGGTTAAGCCGGGTCTGCCAATACTGCTTCTGATTACTGAGCACCCGCAACTTCAGGTCGTGGTGATCGAAGTGATCCGGGTTATCGAGGGTGAGCGGATCAGGCCGCCACCGCATCACATAAAGGCCATTGCTGACCTCTAAGTAAGAGCCGTCCGGGAGCATCGCTCGCCGACCGTCCTCCGTCATCACGAGGTTATCGTATCCCCCATGCTCCTCGCAGAAGGAGATGACATCGTCCATCGAGAAAGCCATCGTCGTTAACATTCTTAACTCCTAGAATAAGGCACCGAGAACTCTCCGGCCTTTAGCAGCAACGAACACCGAGCCGGCAACGGCATTCGCAAGATCGTCGTGTCGTCCTTTGGCGTGGTCGATAATGTCCTTGCCGCCGGATCGCGTTCGTCTCTCAAGTCCGGCCAGTTGCTCTATTAAAGTCTCACTATCCAACAACTCCAACTCCCCCGGAGATATTATACGCGGGAGAAGTTCTAAATATAGCTCCGAACGATTCGCTTTCGCCCGTTCATATCGGATGCCATTCCTCTTAAACCCGGCTACAACGAACTCGGCTGAATAGTTATCCCCCGTGACTCTCGTTAGCCCCCAGCGTTTAAGCTCTTCCGACATCCGGCGGATTACGTCGTTAGGATCGAAGGGTGCTTTGTAGAACGCGACTTTATCAAGAATTATCTTCTCATTATCCTTGTGAGCGAGGGCTAGCGCGGCGTCGTCAATTCGTCCCCCGCTAAGGTCAGCGAAGGCGTGATATTTCAGGTGCTCTCTCGGGCCGAGTTCTAGTCTACCCTTAATCACGGCGGCTTCGATGATGGGCCGGGGGAGGTAATCCGCTACGTCGTCTCTCCATTCGCCTAGGTACTCTGCCAAGGCCGCTGAACGATCCTCGGCCATCGCCTGATCGACTATCTTCTGCGGAAGCGTCGGGTTGAGAACTCGGCTAGGAGCATTGATAACGAGAGTCGAGGGAGAGTTGTTTCCAAAGTGCCGTTCCCACGTCTTAAAGGCCCATCCTTTCCGAGCATAGGGGCTACTGATAGCGATCAGCTTTCCGTTCGCCGTAGCTAGTGCGGGTTTCAAGGCTCTGACTAGCTCGGTGTCGGATTTGATATGAGTGTCCTCCTCGACCCCGAAGAACGCGACCTCATCGACGATTGCGGCGAGAAGGGTAAAGCCACGAGTTGTCTTCCAATCCCCCGCGAGCATTTCGATCCGCACACCGTTGAGGAGTGTAAATCCCTCCTTTGTTTCCTCCTTGACCTGCGCTTTGAGGATAGGAGAGGAATCGAAAGCCGCTCTAATATATGACCGGACGATCCGCGATTGCTTTAAGGACGGAGAACAGACGGCGACCAAAGGTATCTCTCCCGGTGATAGCTTCTTCTCCCTACCACTACAGGCGGCTTCATAGGCTGCTATCGTCGCGGCAATCCGGCTCTTACCTGACCGCCTACCGGTGAGGGCCAGAACCGAATCGAACCCCTCAGCCGGTAGCTTCCCTACGTCCCGCCCGCCGGTCACTTCGGCGAAGCCTGCGGGGTCGGTTGCGGGAAGACCGTAGATGGCGGCCAAGATGTCGAGCCAACCGGTCCAGCTATCAAGTCCTTCTCCGTTGTCGAGGAAGGAGCGGAAGAGATTAGGGTCGTTGATCGTTTCGAGGATGTTCACTGGTCGGTTCCGTTCGTGAGGTAGCTATTGAGGTCGATCGGCTCGGGTTTCATGTCCAGCCCGAGTTCCTTGATCGCCTTGTCGCGCTCGGTCGAGGCGCGGGCTATTTCTCGACTGAACTGGAGGCGTTCCGTTGGCTTGAGCACATCGGCCTCCTTGTTGAGCCATCGAAGGGCGAGCGCTCCGTGCCGCTCCCACTTAATGGCCGTCTGAATTGCGGCTGCGTCCATGAGGCTGATCTCTCCTTTGAGGCCAACCACCGCATCCTCGATTTGTCGCCGGAGCTTATTGATCTGGACCTCGATATAGGCCGCGTTCTTCGGGAGCTTGCCCGCCTTGAGGCCGTGCCGCAGGTTGTTACGGTTTCCCGGCTGCCCTCCGCGCTTCGGGCTATCGTCTTTAGAGGTTTCGCTCATAAGGGGTTTCGTCCTTCCGGGTCGTCTATACGCCTCAAAATCGGCGTAAGTTGTCCGGGCGATAGTTTCGGATTCCCGGTTTTTACTAGGCGAGGTCGTGGTTTCGGATCGGCTTAGAAAACCGATGCTCTACTTTTCTCTTGTATTTTCGAGGTCTTCCGGGGTTAGGCGGGTCGAGTCCGGTCTCCGGTCTTATCCTCCCTCCCCCTCTCTCGCCCCTTTTCCTTACTCACTTCGCCGGTAACTCAAAGTGGTTTACATATAAGATACATAGCACCTCCGACTCGCTGTCGGGGTAATATCGCGGAGCGTCTTCCTCCAAATATATTGTTCTATTGGGGTATTGAATGGCATAGCTGTAATAGTCGTAGTTCCTTCTCTTAAAGACCGTACATAATCGGCCCTTAATCGAACGCACGAGGTTTCCATTCGAGTTCCGGCACCACCTCTCTACGTCTTGAATGTCGCGCTGAAGGGATTGGTTCCGGGCGATTCGAGTTTCACGATCCGGGCACGAGCCGATCCGGGGCATTTCAATTCTCCTTTACGACAAGAGACCAATACTCGGTCGGTCGACCGCGACCCTCGGGACTGACCTTCGTTTTCTGTACTCGACCCGCTCCGACTAATGCTTCCAACGTCGGCCGCAGTTCATTAGCCGAGACATTCAGCGTGCTGTAGAAATCTGATGTCTTAAGTCGACCCTCCCGCAGTCGGTCGAGTACCTTGTCAGCGAGTGTGACTGGCCGCGTGCGTGCGTCCTTAAAGAGGATCGCGGCGGAGTCAATTGAGTACTGCCAAACGGCCAGAGCCGCTCTCAGGTGGACAGGCCAGACGATCGGGCAGCAATCCATCAGGGCGTAGAGCAACGCAAGACGGAGTACGATTGATTTGCCGCGTGCGGTGACCGCGCCGACCAACCCCTCCTGCTCCCGCCGGAGTTCGGGATATACCTGATTCCAAAGGGCTTTCGCTTCCGGCGATAACTCAACACCGTCTCGGTCGCTGGCGAAGTCGATCGCTTGCCGGAATTGCCAGATGAAACCGTTCAGCAGCTTTTCAGGAGGAGGATCGGCGAGCGGCATTACCTTGTCGGACTCAACCAGCCAAATCAGGAATCGGTTCAAGAAGCCGTTGACGGCCTCGATGCCGGGGATGCGGTCCTTGAACTCTGCGGGCGTGATATGCCCGATGACGGAGATATGAGCACCCGAGACGGTTCTCGGATTGACGGTGAGCGTCGACAGATTGCCGGAATCGTAAGTCTCCCGGAGAATCTGACTGAGAATGTTAGTCTCCCGTTTCATATTGGCGAGGACGCGGCTGAACTCCGGTTCGAGGACCCAGAGTCTTTTGTCCGTGATGACGAGTTCGTCTTCGCCGTCTTCGCCTTCCGTCCAAACATCTTGAACCTGCACGATGAGCCCTTCGCCGGATGAAAGGCCGCTCGCCTTGCGGTCTTTGTAGAAGTCCGGGTAGGCGCGAGAGAGGGCAAGACCAGCCATCGTCGCCGACGTACCTTTAAGACCGGTTGCCGTGCGGCCCACGACTAAGGTGTTAATCCGCGCCGGTTGCCAGCCTCCGGCCCAAAGGCGCGGACCGGGACCGATGATCGCTCCGGTGGCGGAAAGCAAGTGGGCGAGGATTCCGGCGGCAGTGGCCTCTGTATAGGGCGCGATCGCGTCTATGTAGTCGCCGAATACGCCGTGGAGTGCCGTTCGATCGAGAGTCGGCGTATCCGAATTCGCCGAACTAATTAAATTAAGAGAGTTATGTCCGCCTCGAATCGGCGCTGCCGAATTAACTAGTAAATTTAATTTTCTCGGTCCCTCCTCCACGAGAAGGTCGTCAACCCCGTATTTCTCCCCGTTCGGCGACGGGGGCATGGCGACGTGAAAGACCGTACGAACCCCCGCAGCGTATAACGCTTTCGCGAGTCGAGACTTGGCCTTCTGGACGTTCTCGCGTGTGGTGGGTTTCTCGTCGAAGTCGAAAACAACGTAAACTTCTCGACCCTGTAGCGGCAGCGCGGCGATGTCGGCAATCGGTTCGCCGTTACTCTGTCCACATTCGACACCTCCGATCCCTACCGCAGCATAACCTTCCTGCGCGAGGGCCAGCGCCTTCTTTTCCCCCTCGGTGATGAAGAGGGGCTGACCTTCGTCCTTGAGTTTTTTGATCGCCGCGATTGGGAAATATGCTCGCGGGGGACTTCCGGCTGGTTGCTCGTATTTGATGATCTTTCCGCTGTCGGTGACGCGCGGATTGTGAGGCTTCTTACGGCTGAAATCGTTGAACTCGCCGTTGAGGTTTGGGTACGGAAAGACGAGATTGGTTCGAGTTCGATCCGTGTGGATTCGGTTCGCCTTAACCGTCTCATACGTTAGGCCGGACGATTGAAGGTCCTTCAGATCGTACGCACTGACGGGTAGCGGTTCGGGAGCTTTCGGCATTAGTAATACTCCCGGACTGCCGGGTTCCGCTTTCGACGCTTGCGAGCCGGTCGCTGTTTTTTTGTCCGCCGGGCGATGAAGCCCTCCAGATCATCCGGATGGACCCGCCACGTCGGTCTACCGCCCGGTTTCAAGCTCACATCGATCCCGCGTAGTTGGTCGCTGTTGATGAGATCGACGACCGAGTGTTGGCGGATGCCGAGCCGTTCGGCGACCTCCGCCGTCGTGAGTAGTTTGTCGAGTTCAATATCCATCGCCGAACAGCCGTATTAAGTCGCGGGGAGTCGCGGCCAGCCGTAATCGACGGCCTCTACCCTGCTCCGGTCGTTTCGTTTATTTCTGCGACGAAACGCTACTCGGACGTAGATCGTAGGGACGGCGCAAAAGAAAAGCCGCTCCGCGTTTCTTTATGACGCGAAACGGCGAAACGGGGCGATCCGACTTAGTCCGGGTCGCGTTCTTCATAGCTGGCGAGGCGGCTGGGGAGTTCGCGGTTAAGGAGCGACAGCGTCATCGCCAATTTCCCGTTCACGCACTGAGCTTTGTAGCCCTTGTAGCCGCTGAAGTGCTTCTCGAAGAAGCGCGATAGGGAAGCCGCAGAGAAGTCATTCTGAGGAAGATCGGCGAAGGACTTGACGGCGATTGGTTCGTCGTTGAGTAGCGATCCGTTGTCGTACCCGTGGTGCCGAGAGAGAGCAGCGATAATCAGCGTCTCCTTATCAGACTCGCCCTTGGACGGTCGCCCCCTACGTTTTGTCGAGGCGTTGATTCTCGCATTTTGCGTCGTTGTATCACGCTCCGCGAGTTTCGCCCGCTCACGCTGGAGGGAGGCTTGCATCCGGCCCGCGTCGATCAGGTACGCGGCGGATCGTTCGGCGAGTAGGCGTCGGCCTCGGTTGATGAAATCGGCTTCGTCGAAGGCGTCGGCTTGTTCGTCGACCGACAGCGGACCGAGTAGGACCGTTACCGCAACGCAAGCAATCTCCAGCATCGCCGCGTGCGCTGAGGGGAATGACCGAGAACCGAGATAGCCGTGATGCGTGATAACGGAATCGGCGACAGCGGCTAGTCTTTTGTAGTGTCCCTCGATCGCAGTCCGTCGCTCATCGGTCAGTTCGGATCGAAGCTGGTACATGAGGCCGAAGGCTGCTCCGACGTCGCCGCGCTCGGCACAACACCGAATATCGGCGAGTAGTAGCGTCCACTGTTCGGCAGCCTCGGAAGCCTCTCGGAATGCGTCGCTCATTAGGCAACCTCCCCGCCGTCGAAGATGCGGAGCGTCGGCGGATCATCGGCGGCGGCTCCCGGCCCCGATTCCGTCGAACTAATTAAATTAGTTAAATTAGGTCCCGAGTCGCCGACATTCTTTAATTCTTTTAATTTCTTCGGTGGTTCCGGCTCCCCTCCGAACAGCCATCGGCGAACGTGGTCGGTAACGGCGCGAAGTCGGTCGCGTCCGACCCTTTCCCGATATACCGCCGCCATCGAGTCGTCGGCGTGCCCCATTATGTAGTCGACCGAGACCTGGTCCTTAGTCTCCCCGGCGATCGTCTCGAAACCGTGCCGTAGTGCGTAGAAGCCGATGCCCGGTCGCTTGATTCCGAGCGCGGTTATCGCCTTGTTGAACTCCTGCCCGATACCGTCGCTGGGCGAGCCGTTCGGATTCGATTTCACCCAGCGCGATCCCCTTTCGGTCACGAACAGCAAGTCCGCGTCGGCGGAGTCTTTCACGTCGATCCCCTTCCTCACGTCCATCCAGTCCCGCAACGCCTCGACAGTCTCCGGCCAAAGAGCGAACTGCCGCTCAACCTCAGTTTTTGGACGCGGGTAATCGACCCAGCCCGATTCGAGGTCCACGGCGTCAATCGGAAGATTGCTAAGGTCGGACTGACCCAGCCCTCCGTTCGCGGCGAGTAGGACCATCGCAATAACCGGTCGGTGAGGCTTACGTCTCGGCTTCGGCTCTGACTCGCCCGGCTCCCGTAGGTCTTCCCCCCGCAGGTAGGAGAGGACGAGCCGAATCTCGTGAGGCTCCCACATACGGTCGCCCGACTCCTTCCGCGCGGCCCTACGCTCGCGCCGGATGATCCGGGCTGATGGTCGCTTGAAGTCGGAACCGAATACGATTGGCTGCTGGATCATCGCATTGTCGAGGGCGTACTTGAAGACCGACCGAACCCTCTGAATGACATTACGTTCGGCGACGGCTCCCCGAGTCTTAGTGATCTCTTTTCGGAGTCGCTTGAAATCGGCGGGTCCGAGATTCGTCACCGCTCGATTCGGACCGAATACCTTCACAATGAGGTCGGTTACGGCTCGGTAGTCGCCGAAGGTCCGGGGGCTGATCCGGTCCTCATCACGATCGTCGGCCTTGGAAGTGAGGAAGTGATTCGCGAGGTCGCGGATCGTCAGTTCATCCGGTTCCGCTTTCGGGGCGGGCTTACGACCGGCGTACAGGTCCTCCTTTTCGTCCAGCCACCGCTCAAGGCTCGCGTCGCCTTGCGGGTCTTCCGTCCACTTCTCGAAATAGTGGACTTTGTTGCGAACCTTCTTCGCCCAGCGGCCACAAGCATGAGCGTACAGCGGAAAGTCGGGACGTGGTTTCTTCGGTCGGCTGGCAGCGGAAGACTTCGTTCGGTTAGAATCCGTAGACATAGGGCACCTCTCTCTTAGCTGGGGTAGGTGTTCTCGGGAGTTCGCCCGGTTCCAGCGGGCGGCTCCCTTTACGCCTTCGATTCTAAACCGGCGTAACTATCGGCGTAAGCGGCTTTCGGAAGGAAAACACGGATTCGCCGTAATCCGTTACTAGAAAAAGACTTGCACCCGTAGCTCAACTGGATAGAGCACCGGTCTTCGGAACCGGGGGTTGGGGGTTCGAATCCCTCCGGGTGTATTCGCTGTTCTCTCTGCGATTCTCGGCATGCGGTTCTCTGCTCTGTGTCGTTCGGTCTGAAGAGTCAGATCGCCGTTGCGGTCCGGAATCAATGGATCGGTGCCGATTGCGGCTTCGATTCGCTACAGGGCCTCGGTGGCGGCCACGATGAGCCGCAGCTGCTGCAACAACGGCAATTCGGCCCGCAATTGGTCTGGTCGCAATCGCGCCAGCCCTGCTATCACCCGCGCTTCGACCTACCGCGATGACGGAACGGTACTTGGCGTCAACCCAGGCGAATTCCTCGGGATCCGCAATATGAATAGTGAAACATCCGCCCGAGTTCACGCCGCTGAGCAGGCCTTGTCTGACCTGATTCGTGCGGCCGAGGCGTTCCACGCTGCCGGTGTTGGCCCACTTGTCCGTGCGTCAGAGGCCATCATTGCTTCGATCGAAGCGGGCGGAAAAGTTTTGATCTTCGGGAACGGCGGCAGCGCAGCCGAGGCGCAGCATTGGGCCGCCGAATTGACGGGGCGGTTCCTCCGCGAACGCCGGGCCCTGCCCGCCATCGCACTCACCGTCGACACCAGCGCTCTGACGGCGATCGGCAACGATTACGGTTTCGA contains:
- a CDS encoding DUF3854 domain-containing protein, which gives rise to MPKAPEPLPVSAYDLKDLQSSGLTYETVKANRIHTDRTRTNLVFPYPNLNGEFNDFSRKKPHNPRVTDSGKIIKYEQPAGSPPRAYFPIAAIKKLKDEGQPLFITEGEKKALALAQEGYAAVGIGGVECGQSNGEPIADIAALPLQGREVYVVFDFDEKPTTRENVQKAKSRLAKALYAAGVRTVFHVAMPPSPNGEKYGVDDLLVEEGPRKLNLLVNSAAPIRGGHNSLNLISSANSDTPTLDRTALHGVFGDYIDAIAPYTEATAAGILAHLLSATGAIIGPGPRLWAGGWQPARINTLVVGRTATGLKGTSATMAGLALSRAYPDFYKDRKASGLSSGEGLIVQVQDVWTEGEDGEDELVITDKRLWVLEPEFSRVLANMKRETNILSQILRETYDSGNLSTLTVNPRTVSGAHISVIGHITPAEFKDRIPGIEAVNGFLNRFLIWLVESDKVMPLADPPPEKLLNGFIWQFRQAIDFASDRDGVELSPEAKALWNQVYPELRREQEGLVGAVTARGKSIVLRLALLYALMDCCPIVWPVHLRAALAVWQYSIDSAAILFKDARTRPVTLADKVLDRLREGRLKTSDFYSTLNVSANELRPTLEALVGAGRVQKTKVSPEGRGRPTEYWSLVVKEN
- a CDS encoding helix-turn-helix domain-containing protein translates to MDIELDKLLTTAEVAERLGIRQHSVVDLINSDQLRGIDVSLKPGGRPTWRVHPDDLEGFIARRTKKQRPARKRRKRNPAVREYY
- a CDS encoding tyrosine-type recombinase/integrase — its product is MSTDSNRTKSSAASRPKKPRPDFPLYAHACGRWAKKVRNKVHYFEKWTEDPQGDASLERWLDEKEDLYAGRKPAPKAEPDELTIRDLANHFLTSKADDRDEDRISPRTFGDYRAVTDLIVKVFGPNRAVTNLGPADFKRLRKEITKTRGAVAERNVIQRVRSVFKYALDNAMIQQPIVFGSDFKRPSARIIRRERRAARKESGDRMWEPHEIRLVLSYLRGEDLREPGESEPKPRRKPHRPVIAMVLLAANGGLGQSDLSNLPIDAVDLESGWVDYPRPKTEVERQFALWPETVEALRDWMDVRKGIDVKDSADADLLFVTERGSRWVKSNPNGSPSDGIGQEFNKAITALGIKRPGIGFYALRHGFETIAGETKDQVSVDYIMGHADDSMAAVYRERVGRDRLRAVTDHVRRWLFGGEPEPPKKLKELKNVGDSGPNLTNLISSTESGPGAAADDPPTLRIFDGGEVA
- a CDS encoding D-sedoheptulose 7-phosphate isomerase encodes the protein MSRSCCNNGNSARNWSGRNRASPAITRASTYRDDGTVLGVNPGEFLGIRNMNSETSARVHAAEQALSDLIRAAEAFHAAGVGPLVRASEAIIASIEAGGKVLIFGNGGSAAEAQHWAAELTGRFLRERRALPAIALTVDTSALTAIGNDYGFDRIFERQVEALGAPGDVAIGISTSGKSANVIRAMESASKAGLTTIALAGTQQRPELACCNHCISFPAEATPRIQELHLLAIHVVCDLVEAHFAGVEADDRDTNGSMPLCNAA